From Acidipropionibacterium acidipropionici, one genomic window encodes:
- a CDS encoding MBL fold metallo-hydrolase RNA specificity domain-containing protein: MSTPVTLTFLGGAGTVTGSKFLLTGGDRRVLVDAGLFQGLKRLRLRNRAPFAVDPALIDDVLLTHAHADHTAYLPALVKHGMSAPVHATGPTLELADIVLRDAAHLQMLATGDAIRGGYSKHADPRPLYDLDDVEATLPLMRPRPFDDDVDLGAGVTARWTRAGHILGSASVHVTVGDTTVLFSGDLGRSTHPMLRPRQTPPAARTVLVESTYGSRLHSEPEGPAHEVLAEAVSTTIRGGGQVIIPAFAIDRTEAVLHALADMMAEGRIPVTPVVVDSPMSLRVLDVYRSHPDEMVEPTGSEWLQRIPDLRLTPSTAESKALNDDHRPMIIVSSSGMCEGGRVLHHLARALPHRRNCVVLTGYQAAGTRGRSLAEGAGRIKLFGRYTPVAARVVSDAEFSVHADADDLIAWLADLAEEPETVYIVHGEQRSSQALQERIEQELGWTAVVPAMDEVVRVD, from the coding sequence ATGAGCACACCAGTGACGCTGACCTTCCTCGGCGGCGCGGGGACCGTGACCGGATCGAAATTCCTGCTGACCGGCGGCGATCGCCGGGTACTGGTCGACGCCGGCCTGTTCCAGGGCCTCAAACGGCTGCGTCTGCGCAACCGCGCCCCCTTCGCGGTCGACCCGGCCCTCATCGATGACGTCCTGCTGACCCACGCGCACGCCGACCACACCGCCTACCTGCCGGCCCTGGTCAAGCACGGGATGTCCGCCCCGGTGCACGCCACCGGACCGACCCTCGAGCTCGCCGACATCGTGCTGCGCGACGCCGCGCACCTCCAGATGCTGGCCACCGGCGACGCCATCCGGGGCGGCTACTCCAAACACGCCGACCCCCGGCCCCTCTACGACCTGGACGACGTGGAGGCGACCCTGCCGCTGATGCGGCCCCGGCCCTTCGACGACGATGTCGACCTGGGAGCGGGGGTCACGGCCAGGTGGACCCGGGCCGGACACATCCTGGGCTCGGCCTCGGTCCATGTCACGGTGGGCGACACCACCGTGCTGTTCTCCGGGGATCTGGGACGGTCCACCCACCCGATGCTGCGCCCCCGCCAGACCCCGCCCGCGGCGCGCACCGTCCTGGTGGAGTCCACCTACGGGTCCAGGCTCCACTCCGAGCCCGAGGGCCCGGCCCACGAGGTGCTCGCCGAGGCGGTGAGCACCACGATCCGTGGCGGCGGGCAGGTCATCATCCCGGCCTTCGCCATCGACCGCACCGAGGCGGTGCTCCACGCCCTGGCCGACATGATGGCCGAGGGGCGGATTCCCGTGACCCCTGTAGTGGTGGACTCCCCGATGTCCCTGCGGGTGCTCGACGTCTACCGCTCCCACCCCGACGAGATGGTCGAGCCGACCGGCTCGGAGTGGCTGCAGCGGATCCCCGATCTGCGCCTGACCCCCTCGACCGCCGAGTCCAAGGCCCTCAACGACGATCACCGGCCGATGATCATCGTGTCGAGCTCGGGCATGTGCGAGGGGGGCCGGGTGCTCCACCACCTGGCCCGCGCCCTGCCCCACCGGCGCAACTGCGTCGTGCTGACCGGCTACCAGGCCGCCGGAACCCGAGGGCGCAGCCTGGCCGAGGGGGCCGGGCGCATCAAGCTCTTCGGCCGCTACACCCCGGTGGCCGCCCGGGTGGTCTCCGACGCCGAGTTCTCCGTCCACGCCGATGCCGACGATCTCATCGCCTGGCTCGCCGACCTGGCCGAGGAACCGGAGACCGTCTACATCGTGCACGGCGAACAGCGGTCCAGCCAGGCCCTGCAGGAGCGCATCGAGCAGGAGCTGGGATGGACCGCCGTGGTGCCCGCCATGGACGAGGTGGTCAGGGTCGACTAG
- a CDS encoding IMPACT family protein, translating into MDYCVLAPGTRHEHRIEIRRSVFSTLLVRVETEDQARDVIAGQRRTHHDARHHVSAFVLGADRDVRRSSDDGEPSGTAGVPTLEALLGHRGPGGTPLSDVVAVTTRWFGGIKLGASGLLRAYTESASTALAGARLLRRTRRSRFTTELPVALAGRTEGALRAAGIPVEGVTYHPDRAEILLAADSGPDAEELLARRLAGLLGRPVRLTAVDELWLDR; encoded by the coding sequence GTGGACTACTGCGTACTGGCCCCCGGCACCCGCCATGAGCATCGCATCGAGATCCGCAGGTCGGTGTTCAGCACCCTGCTGGTCCGGGTGGAGACCGAGGACCAGGCCCGCGACGTGATCGCCGGGCAGCGACGCACCCATCACGACGCCAGACACCACGTCAGCGCCTTCGTGCTGGGAGCCGACCGCGACGTCCGGCGCTCCAGCGATGACGGGGAGCCCTCCGGGACGGCTGGGGTGCCCACGCTGGAGGCGCTCCTGGGCCACCGCGGCCCCGGCGGAACCCCCCTGTCGGACGTCGTGGCGGTGACCACCCGCTGGTTCGGCGGCATCAAACTGGGCGCCTCCGGGCTACTGAGGGCCTACACCGAGTCCGCCTCGACGGCCCTGGCGGGGGCGAGGCTGCTGCGCCGCACGAGACGCAGCCGTTTCACCACCGAGCTTCCGGTGGCCCTGGCCGGCCGGACCGAGGGGGCGCTGAGGGCCGCGGGGATCCCCGTAGAGGGGGTCACCTATCACCCCGACCGGGCCGAGATCCTCCTGGCGGCCGACTCCGGCCCCGACGCGGAGGAGTTGCTGGCCCGGCGGCTCGCCGGCCTGCTGGGCCGCCCGGTCCGGCTCACCGCCGTCGACGAGCTGTGGCTCGACCGTTGA
- a CDS encoding glycoside hydrolase family 3 N-terminal domain-containing protein, which produces MTLPRREILTAGALLPLLTACGESGSDTYPAPTAGGSQTPGTAPSPTADSPSTPSPTPTPTSPAHLAGRCLMVGVIPEADLDEIAGLVRRHHLAGAFLLGSWTSSSSIREATAALHRAARAGGAPRALVAADQEGGLVHNLRSEAFIEVPSAERLGRGDPATCRRLSATTGSQMTRAGLNMVLAPVADVVDPDVGADNAPIGALHRGYGTDPQLVSRFVTAAVQGFTSLGVATSIKHFPGLGAVRTNTDLGSATDRTTGADSPGLASFRAGIAAGSQTVMVSSAVYSRIDPAGPAVFSRAVVTDLLRGRLGYSGVVVSDDLGAAKAVADTPAGRRATRFLQAGGDLVLCADPSLVATMTSGLVEAAADASFATTLAASAGRVDRLVSRVGG; this is translated from the coding sequence ATGACCCTGCCCCGCCGAGAGATCCTGACCGCCGGTGCACTCCTCCCCCTGCTGACCGCCTGCGGCGAGTCCGGGTCCGACACCTACCCCGCCCCCACGGCGGGCGGTTCGCAGACCCCCGGGACCGCACCGTCGCCCACCGCCGACTCCCCCTCCACGCCGTCGCCGACCCCGACTCCGACCAGCCCGGCGCATCTGGCGGGTCGCTGCCTCATGGTCGGCGTCATCCCCGAGGCCGACCTCGACGAGATCGCCGGGCTGGTCAGGCGCCACCATCTGGCCGGGGCCTTCCTGCTGGGCAGCTGGACCTCCTCGTCGAGCATCCGGGAGGCCACGGCGGCTCTTCACCGCGCCGCGCGGGCCGGCGGCGCCCCGCGCGCCCTGGTCGCCGCCGACCAGGAGGGCGGCCTGGTGCACAACCTGCGCTCCGAGGCGTTCATCGAGGTGCCCTCCGCCGAGAGGCTCGGCCGGGGAGACCCGGCGACCTGCCGACGGCTGTCGGCGACCACCGGGTCGCAGATGACGAGGGCCGGACTGAACATGGTGCTCGCCCCGGTCGCCGACGTCGTCGACCCCGACGTCGGCGCCGACAACGCACCGATCGGCGCCCTGCACCGCGGCTACGGCACAGACCCGCAGCTCGTCTCCCGGTTCGTCACCGCCGCCGTCCAGGGGTTCACCTCCTTGGGCGTGGCCACCAGCATCAAGCACTTCCCGGGCCTGGGGGCGGTGCGCACCAACACCGACCTGGGGTCGGCCACCGACCGGACCACCGGTGCCGACTCCCCCGGCCTGGCCTCCTTCCGGGCCGGCATCGCCGCCGGCTCCCAGACCGTGATGGTCTCCTCGGCCGTCTACTCCCGGATCGATCCCGCCGGGCCCGCGGTCTTTTCCCGCGCGGTCGTCACCGATCTGCTGAGGGGCCGGCTGGGATACTCCGGCGTCGTGGTCTCCGACGACCTGGGAGCGGCGAAGGCGGTGGCCGACACCCCGGCCGGTCGCCGCGCCACCCGGTTCCTGCAGGCCGGGGGCGACCTCGTCCTGTGCGCCGATCCGTCCCTGGTGGCGACGATGACCTCCGGGCTGGTCGAGGCCGCCGCCGACGCCTCCTTCGCGACGACCCTTGCCGCCTCCGCGGGACGCGTCGACCGCCTGGTCTCCCGGGTGGGCGGATGA
- a CDS encoding diacylglycerol/lipid kinase family protein, whose protein sequence is MTGPRAAIVYNPLKVSDPQRLARRAGELCREAGWEEPVWLATTAEDHGAGVTARAVDEGADLVCALGGDGTVRQVAGALARTGVPLGVLGLGTGNLLARNLHLPHNDFNASLRAVLQGSVRPIDLGRVRFDDGPEHCFTVIIGMGMDAELMAGAEPRLKARLGWPAYLLGSARALAQRGFGARVVVDGRRPVAGRCRMVLVCNCGLLPGGIDLVPEARVDDGELDMMVFSPRGVVGWAAATLRAVTLHRRGHRIIRHSHCHTGLVSTRFPVPAEVDGDPVGSATTMRIRVDQGALLVRA, encoded by the coding sequence ATGACCGGGCCGCGCGCGGCGATCGTCTACAACCCCCTCAAGGTCTCAGACCCACAGCGGCTGGCGCGGCGGGCCGGGGAGCTGTGCCGCGAGGCCGGATGGGAGGAGCCGGTATGGCTGGCGACCACTGCAGAGGATCACGGGGCGGGCGTGACGGCCAGGGCGGTCGACGAGGGGGCGGATCTGGTATGCGCCCTGGGCGGTGACGGCACGGTGCGCCAGGTGGCCGGTGCGCTGGCCCGCACCGGGGTCCCGTTGGGGGTGCTGGGGCTGGGCACCGGCAATCTGCTGGCGCGCAACCTTCACCTCCCGCACAACGACTTCAACGCCTCCCTCAGAGCCGTGCTCCAGGGCTCGGTGCGGCCGATCGACCTGGGCCGGGTGCGTTTCGACGACGGCCCCGAGCACTGCTTCACCGTCATCATCGGGATGGGGATGGACGCCGAGCTGATGGCGGGCGCCGAGCCCCGGCTCAAGGCCCGCCTGGGGTGGCCGGCCTACCTCCTCGGGTCGGCCCGGGCTCTGGCCCAGCGGGGCTTCGGCGCCAGGGTCGTGGTGGACGGGCGGCGTCCGGTGGCGGGGCGGTGCCGGATGGTGCTGGTGTGCAACTGCGGGCTGCTGCCCGGGGGCATCGATCTGGTCCCGGAGGCCCGCGTCGACGACGGGGAGCTGGACATGATGGTCTTCTCCCCGCGCGGGGTGGTCGGCTGGGCGGCGGCGACGCTGCGGGCGGTGACCCTGCACCGCCGGGGCCACCGGATCATCCGGCACAGTCACTGCCACACCGGGCTGGTGAGCACGCGCTTCCCGGTGCCCGCGGAGGTGGACGGCGACCCGGTGGGGTCGGCCACCACGATGCGCATCCGGGTGGACCAGGGGGCCCTGCTGGTCAGGGCGTGA